The following are from one region of the Dreissena polymorpha isolate Duluth1 chromosome 2, UMN_Dpol_1.0, whole genome shotgun sequence genome:
- the LOC127866141 gene encoding solute carrier family 46 member 3-like, whose amino-acid sequence MYSYVLYERTQAKMREQYFPNSSLDTNFSACDNINKTSLKYQQHKQVQQQSANWLIFYNLGETVPMVFMNIVITAYTDSFGRKFLILLTTFGTFFKAGMLSLIVTFDWAPVWVVMSYIVYGFTGGMFGLLSAVFAFIADITYTDDHRIIGIVVTECVLMSTSMVAPYLSGYFVETLSLGFSKTSFICVGMCFFSFSVLLLLPESLAKHNRQKAQSIIQNIKRVTDFYVSKEMKGQRTRYILLMLSFWFATVAGMCRTSIETLYFLGQPFCWGPSKIGLFMTAVNAAKSVIGLGSLRLLQVCLSNPVIAIISTVSLTISYIIEGLAQSTLVIYLGPITGMFSFLMLPMIRGMMSTITPADKQGAMFAGVAVFEVLSSLVGSIAFNGVYSLTMTFMNGFVFLCMAFLSVLDTILLLAYNRIKPPPSVISVAAIN is encoded by the coding sequence ATGTACTCGTACGTGTTGTACGAACGGACGCAGGCGAAAATGAGAGAGCAGTACTTTCCAAACAGCTCACTAGACACAAACTTTAGCGCGTGCGACAACATTAATAAAACGTCATTGAAATACCAGCAACACAAACAGGTGCAACAACAGTCTGCAAACTGGTTGATCTTTTACAACCTGGGCGAGACCGTACCAATGGTGTTCATGAATATCGTTATCACCGCATACACAGACTCATTTGGAAGAAAGTTTCTCATTCTATTGACAACATTTGGCACGTTTTTCAAAGCAGGTATGCTTTCACTAATTGTAACTTTTGACTGGGCGCCGGTGTGGGTGGTGATGTCGTACATCGTTTATGGATTTACTGGTGGAATGTTCGGGCTTCTTTCGGCCGTATTCGCGTTTATTGCAGATATTACATATACAGATGACCACAGAATAATTGGGATTGTAGTAACCGAGTGCGTGCTCATGAGTACCTCTATGGTAGCTCCTTACTTATCCGGGTATTTTGTGGAAACATTGTCACTGGGGTTTTCAAAAACGTCTTTCATTTGCGTAGGTATGTGTTTCTTCAGTTTCTCTGTTTTACTGCTATTACCAGAGAGCCTTGCTAAACACAATCGGCAAAAAGCACAATCAATCATCCAAAATATCAAACGAGTAACCGATTTCTACGTCAGCAAGGAGATGAAAGGACAGCGAACAAGGTACATTCTGCTAATGCTTTCTTTCTGGTTCGCAACAGTTGCCGGAATGTGTAGGACCAGCATTGAGACGCTGTACTTTCTAGGGCAGCCATTCTGCTGGGGACCCTCAAAGATCGGGTTGTTTATGACAGCTGTGAATGCCGCCAAAAGCGTCATAGGCCTTGGCTCTCTGCGACTGCTGCAGGTGTGTCTCTCCAACCCAGTTATCGCAATTATCAGCACCGTGTCTCTAACTATTTCTTACATCATCGAGGGTCTGGCGCAGAGCACGCTTGTGATCTACTTGGGCCCCATTACCGGTATGTTCTCGTTTCTTATGCTACCGATGATCCGCGGCATGATGTCCACCATTACACCAGCGGACAAGCAGGGAGCTATGTTCGCGGGCGTGGCCGTGTTCGAAGTACTTAGCAGCCTCGTGGGCTCTATCGCTTTCAATGGCGTTTACTCGCTGACCATGACTTTCATGAACGGGTTTGTGTTTCTTTGCATGGCATTCCTGAGCGTGTTGGACACAATCCTGTTGCTGGCGTATAATCGAATCAAGCCGCCACCCAGTGTGATCAGTGTTGCAGCCATTAATTAA